A window of the Henckelia pumila isolate YLH828 chromosome 3, ASM3356847v2, whole genome shotgun sequence genome harbors these coding sequences:
- the LOC140888765 gene encoding uncharacterized mitochondrial protein AtMg00820-like: MINEFMHAAFISHIEPKKVEEALLDSNWIEAMQDELNQFERNSVWYLVPRPLDKSIIGTIWVFKNKLNESGNVVRNKARLVAQGYRQEEGIDFDETFAPVARLEAIRIFLAYAAFKNFKVFQMDVKSAFLNGLLQEEVFVEQPPVFESQTYPDHVFKLDKALYG; this comes from the exons atgattaatgaattcatgCATGCTGCTTTTATTTCTCATATAGAACCTAAGAAAGTAGAAGAAGCTCTTCTTGACAGTAATTGGATAGAAgccatgcaagatgaattgaatcaaTTCGAAAGAAATTCTGTGTGGTATTTAGTTCCTAGACCTTTAGATAAATCTATAATAGGAACTATAtgggtatttaaaaataaactcaatgaaAGTGGTAATGTAGTAAGAAATAAGGCTCGATTAGTAGCACAGGGTTACAGACAAGAAGAGGGCATTGATTTTGAcgaaacctttgctcctgtagctaGACTTGAAGCTATTCGAATTTTCCTTGCTTATGCTgctttcaagaattttaaggtattccagatggatgttaaaagcgCATTTCTAAATGGTCTTCTCCAAGAAGAAGTGTTTGTAGAACAACCCCCAGTATTCGAAAGTCAAACTTATCCAGATCATGTATTCAAACTagataaagctctttatgg ATAA